A window from Aeromonas rivipollensis encodes these proteins:
- the nhaB gene encoding sodium/proton antiporter NhaB, which translates to MPISLGRAFAKNFLGNAPRWYKITIVIFLLINPIVFHIDPFLAGWLLVVEFIFTLAMALKCYPLQPGGLLAIEAVLIGMTSADQIKHELVANIEVLLLLVFMVAGIYFMKQLLLYVFTKMLVRIHSKTLLSLAFCLVSAFLSAFLDALTVIAVVISVATGFYAIYHKVASRDEFGGQHEDDEDIDELSRQHLNEFRAFLRSLMMHAAIGTALGGVCTLVGEPQNLIIGEQAGWHFGEFAIRMAPVTIPVFLCGLLTCILVEKCRWFGYGTKLPEPVRHIMEAYERDEDAGRSPQEKAKLLVQAAIAIWLITGLALHLAAVGLIGLTVIVLATSFTGVTEEHALGKAFHEALPFTALLTVFFSVVAVIIDQQLFKPVIQWVLAAKPEDQLALFYLANGLLSMVSDNVFVGTVYINEVKTALLNGAISREHFDLLAVAINTGTNLPSVATPNGQAAFLFMLTSALAPLLRLSYGRMVWMALPYTLVLGLVGFFAVEQLLAPATEWFYQAGWLTQGGAVPTLAPAAH; encoded by the coding sequence ATGCCAATCAGCCTAGGGCGCGCTTTTGCAAAGAATTTTTTGGGTAATGCCCCTCGGTGGTACAAAATTACCATCGTCATATTCCTGCTGATCAATCCGATCGTCTTCCACATTGATCCCTTCCTGGCTGGCTGGTTGCTGGTTGTTGAGTTCATCTTCACCCTGGCCATGGCGCTCAAGTGCTACCCGCTGCAACCGGGCGGCCTGCTGGCCATCGAAGCCGTGCTCATCGGCATGACCTCGGCGGATCAGATCAAGCATGAGCTGGTGGCCAACATCGAAGTGCTGCTGTTGCTGGTCTTCATGGTGGCCGGCATCTATTTCATGAAACAGCTGCTGCTCTACGTCTTCACCAAGATGCTGGTCCGCATCCATTCCAAGACGCTGCTCTCCCTCGCCTTCTGCCTGGTGTCAGCCTTCTTGTCCGCCTTCCTCGACGCCCTGACCGTGATCGCCGTGGTCATCAGCGTCGCCACCGGTTTCTACGCCATCTATCACAAGGTGGCCTCCCGCGACGAGTTCGGGGGTCAGCATGAGGATGACGAGGACATTGACGAGCTGTCTCGCCAGCACCTGAACGAGTTCCGCGCCTTTTTGCGCAGCCTGATGATGCATGCCGCCATCGGCACTGCCCTGGGGGGCGTTTGCACCCTGGTCGGCGAGCCCCAGAACCTCATCATTGGTGAGCAGGCGGGCTGGCATTTCGGTGAATTTGCCATTCGCATGGCCCCGGTCACCATCCCCGTCTTCCTCTGCGGCCTGCTCACCTGCATCCTGGTGGAGAAATGCCGCTGGTTCGGTTATGGCACCAAGTTGCCCGAGCCAGTACGCCACATCATGGAAGCCTACGAGCGCGACGAAGATGCCGGGCGCAGCCCGCAAGAGAAAGCCAAGCTGCTGGTCCAGGCGGCGATCGCCATCTGGCTCATCACCGGCCTGGCCCTGCATCTGGCGGCGGTGGGCCTGATCGGCCTCACCGTCATAGTGCTCGCGACGTCCTTCACCGGCGTCACCGAGGAGCATGCCCTCGGCAAGGCCTTCCATGAGGCGCTGCCCTTCACCGCCCTGCTCACCGTCTTCTTCAGTGTGGTGGCGGTGATCATCGATCAACAGCTGTTCAAGCCAGTGATCCAATGGGTACTGGCCGCCAAGCCCGAGGATCAGCTCGCCCTTTTCTATCTGGCCAACGGCTTGCTCTCCATGGTGAGCGACAACGTCTTCGTCGGCACCGTCTACATCAACGAGGTGAAGACCGCCCTGCTCAATGGCGCCATCAGCCGTGAGCATTTCGATCTGCTGGCGGTGGCCATCAACACGGGGACCAACCTGCCGTCGGTGGCCACCCCCAATGGCCAGGCAGCCTTCCTGTTCATGCTCACCTCGGCGCTGGCACCGCTGCTGCGCCTCTCCTATGGCCGCATGGTGTGGATGGCCCTGCCCTACACCCTGGTGCTGGGGCTGGTGGGTTTCTTTGCGGTGGAGCAACTGCTCGCCCCTGCCACCGAGTGGTTCTACCAGGCCGGCTGGCTGACGCAGGGTGGCGCAGTGCCGACCCTGGCACCGGCGGCACACTGA
- a CDS encoding SpoVR family protein, translating into MVETARKIAPLDDGPDWNFDLLETYHQEIARVARFYRLDTYPNQIEVITAEQMMDAYSSVGMPIGYQHWSFGKRFIHTERNYKRGQMGLAYEIVINSDPCIAYLMEENTMPMQALVMAHACYGHNSFFKNNYLFKAWSDASSIIDYLLFAKNYITECEEKHGIDAVERLLDSCHALMNFGVDRYKRPQKISLAEEKRRQKAREDYLQTQVNELWRTLPKQHKAAGIEDRRYPPEPQENILYFIEKNAPLLEPWQREVVRIVRKISQYFYPQKQTQVMNEGWATFWHYTILNHLYDEGKISDRFMIEVLHSHTNVVYQPPYNSRYYSGINPYALGFAMFTDLRRICEHPTEEDRYWFPDYAGTNWVDTLHFAMQNFKDESFISQFLSPKVMRDMKLFAIDDDDLKNYLKVSAIHNEEGYRLVRNTLSAQYNLSNLEPNIQVYNVAVKGDRSLTLRYVPHNRIPLGESRHEVLKHLHQLWGFDVVLEQDNGELTADIIGRCPDRKSLT; encoded by the coding sequence ATGGTAGAAACCGCGAGAAAAATAGCGCCGCTGGATGATGGGCCTGACTGGAACTTCGATCTGCTGGAGACCTATCACCAGGAGATTGCCCGGGTTGCCAGGTTTTATCGGCTGGATACCTATCCCAACCAGATCGAGGTGATCACCGCCGAGCAGATGATGGATGCCTACTCCAGCGTGGGCATGCCCATCGGCTACCAGCACTGGTCATTCGGCAAGCGCTTCATCCATACCGAGCGCAACTACAAGCGTGGCCAGATGGGCTTGGCCTATGAGATCGTCATCAACTCGGATCCCTGCATCGCCTACCTGATGGAAGAGAACACCATGCCGATGCAGGCCCTAGTGATGGCTCACGCCTGCTATGGCCACAACTCTTTTTTCAAGAACAACTACCTGTTCAAGGCCTGGAGCGATGCCTCCTCCATCATCGACTACCTGCTGTTTGCCAAGAACTACATCACCGAATGCGAGGAAAAACACGGTATAGATGCCGTTGAGCGGCTGCTCGACTCCTGCCATGCCTTGATGAACTTCGGGGTGGATCGCTACAAGCGGCCCCAGAAGATCTCCCTGGCAGAGGAGAAACGGCGCCAGAAGGCGCGGGAAGATTACCTGCAGACCCAGGTCAACGAGCTCTGGCGCACCCTGCCCAAGCAGCACAAGGCTGCCGGTATCGAGGACAGGCGCTATCCGCCCGAGCCTCAGGAGAACATCCTCTACTTCATCGAGAAGAACGCCCCCCTGCTGGAGCCCTGGCAGCGGGAAGTGGTGCGTATAGTGCGCAAGATCAGCCAGTACTTCTACCCGCAGAAGCAGACTCAGGTGATGAACGAGGGCTGGGCCACCTTCTGGCACTACACCATCCTCAATCACCTCTATGACGAGGGAAAGATCAGCGATCGCTTCATGATAGAGGTGCTGCACAGCCACACCAACGTGGTGTACCAGCCCCCCTACAACAGCCGCTACTACTCGGGCATCAACCCCTATGCACTGGGGTTTGCCATGTTTACCGACCTGCGCCGCATCTGCGAACACCCCACAGAGGAGGACAGATACTGGTTCCCCGATTATGCCGGCACCAACTGGGTCGATACCCTGCACTTCGCCATGCAGAACTTCAAGGACGAGAGCTTCATCAGCCAGTTCCTCAGCCCCAAGGTGATGCGCGACATGAAGCTGTTTGCCATCGATGACGACGATCTGAAGAACTACCTCAAGGTCTCCGCCATCCACAACGAGGAGGGTTACCGGCTGGTGCGCAACACCCTGTCTGCCCAATACAACCTGAGCAATCTGGAGCCCAACATTCAGGTCTACAACGTGGCGGTGAAGGGAGATCGCTCCCTCACCCTGCGTTATGTCCCCCACAACCGGATCCCCCTCGGTGAGTCGCGGCACGAGGTGCTCAAGCATCTGCACCAGCTGTGGGGATTCGATGTGGTGCTGGAGCAGGATAACGGCGAGCTAACCGCAGACATCATAGGGCGCTGCCCGGATCGCAAGAGCCTGACCTGA
- a CDS encoding YeaH/YhbH family protein, with the protein MAHFIDRRLNGKNKSAVNRQRFIRRYKKQIKQAVSDAVSKRSIQDVDKGESISIPTKDIGEPHFHQGQGGKREMVHPGNDQFVSGDKIDRPKGGGSGQGGGEGQASDQGEGADDFVFQISKDEYLDLLFEDLELPRLQKTQLNQLMEMKTYRAGYTSNGVPANINVVRSLQNSLARRMALQAGKKRQMRELEERLALLALDPNEHFAEMAQLEKEIRELKRRIEAVPFIDTFDLKFNNFVKRPVPSSQAVMFCLMDVSGSMDQATKEMAKRFYILLYLFLSRTYKNVEVVYIRHHTQAKEVDEHEFFYSQETGGTIVSSALKMMNDIINERYPANQWNIYAAQASDGDNWADDSPQCREILMRDIMPRVRYYSYIEITTRAHQTLWHEYESVADQYSHFAMEHIRKVEDIYPVFRELFKKQAA; encoded by the coding sequence ATGGCGCATTTTATCGACCGCAGGCTCAACGGCAAAAACAAAAGCGCTGTCAATCGGCAGCGCTTCATCCGCCGTTACAAGAAGCAGATCAAACAAGCGGTCTCGGATGCTGTCTCCAAGCGCAGCATTCAGGACGTAGACAAGGGCGAGAGCATCAGCATCCCGACCAAGGACATCGGTGAGCCCCATTTCCATCAAGGCCAAGGCGGCAAACGGGAGATGGTGCACCCGGGCAACGATCAGTTCGTCTCCGGTGACAAGATTGACCGCCCCAAGGGAGGGGGCAGCGGTCAGGGTGGAGGCGAAGGCCAGGCCTCGGATCAGGGAGAGGGAGCAGACGACTTCGTGTTCCAGATCTCGAAAGACGAGTATCTGGACCTGCTGTTTGAGGATCTGGAGCTGCCCCGGCTGCAGAAGACCCAGCTCAACCAGCTGATGGAGATGAAAACCTACCGCGCGGGCTACACCTCCAACGGGGTGCCCGCCAACATCAACGTGGTGCGCTCGCTGCAAAATTCGCTGGCGCGTCGCATGGCGCTGCAGGCGGGCAAGAAGCGCCAGATGCGTGAACTGGAGGAGCGGCTGGCCCTGCTGGCTCTCGATCCCAACGAACATTTTGCCGAAATGGCGCAGCTCGAAAAAGAGATCAGGGAGCTGAAACGGCGGATCGAGGCCGTCCCCTTCATCGACACCTTCGATCTCAAGTTCAACAACTTCGTCAAAAGGCCCGTGCCCTCCAGCCAGGCGGTGATGTTCTGCCTGATGGACGTCTCCGGCTCCATGGATCAGGCCACCAAGGAGATGGCCAAGCGTTTCTACATCCTGCTCTATCTGTTCCTGAGCCGGACTTACAAGAACGTCGAGGTGGTCTACATTCGCCACCACACCCAGGCCAAGGAAGTGGACGAACACGAGTTCTTCTACTCCCAGGAGACCGGCGGCACCATCGTCTCCAGCGCCCTCAAGATGATGAACGACATCATCAACGAGCGTTACCCTGCCAACCAGTGGAACATCTATGCGGCACAGGCGTCCGATGGTGACAACTGGGCGGATGACTCGCCCCAGTGCCGGGAGATACTGATGCGCGACATCATGCCGCGGGTACGCTACTACTCCTACATCGAGATCACCACCCGCGCTCACCAGACCCTGTGGCACGAATACGAGTCGGTGGCCGACCAATACTCCCACTTCGCGATGGAGCACATTCGCAAGGTAGAGGACATCTATCCGGTGTTCCGGGAGTTGTTCAAGAAGCAAGCGGCTTGA
- the dsbB gene encoding disulfide bond formation protein DsbB — protein sequence MIEFLRRIASHRLAWGLLAASALCFELCALFFQHVLGLHPCVMCIYERIAILGVFAAGLLGMVAPEKWYLRWSAMLLWGYSAFWGLKLALKHVDYQVNPSPFNVCEGFVDFPSWAPLDQWVPWLFFPDGDCSEISWQFLSFSMPQWLVVIFAAYLLVFAVVAIGNLVKGRCCN from the coding sequence ATGATCGAGTTTCTTCGCCGTATTGCCAGCCACCGTCTGGCCTGGGGCTTGCTGGCCGCGTCCGCGCTCTGCTTCGAGCTGTGCGCCCTCTTCTTCCAGCATGTGCTGGGTCTGCACCCTTGCGTGATGTGCATCTATGAGCGGATCGCCATCCTCGGGGTGTTCGCTGCCGGCCTGCTCGGCATGGTAGCGCCAGAGAAGTGGTACCTCCGCTGGAGCGCCATGCTGCTGTGGGGCTACAGCGCCTTCTGGGGCCTGAAACTGGCACTCAAGCATGTGGATTACCAGGTGAACCCCTCCCCCTTCAATGTGTGCGAAGGCTTCGTCGATTTCCCAAGCTGGGCTCCCCTCGATCAGTGGGTGCCCTGGCTCTTCTTCCCGGACGGCGATTGCAGCGAGATCAGCTGGCAGTTCCTGAGTTTCTCCATGCCGCAGTGGCTGGTAGTCATCTTCGCCGCCTACCTGCTGGTGTTTGCGGTGGTCGCCATCGGCAACCTGGTCAAGGGCCGCTGCTGCAACTGA
- a CDS encoding DedA family protein, translating to MDLILFAIDFILHVDVHLKELFEHYGIWVYAILFLIIFCETGLVVTPFLPGDSLLFAAGALTVGSVLDVHTLAGVLIIAAVLGNVVNYTIGHFFGDQLFRNPDSKIFRRDYLVKTHAFYAKHGGKTIIITRFLPIVRTFAPFVAGMGAMTYPRFLAFNLIGGLLWVLSFVYAGHFFGNLPVVRHNFTLLIFGIIGISLLPMVVGMVKARMNTAKAG from the coding sequence ATGGATCTGATCCTGTTTGCAATCGACTTTATTCTGCACGTTGACGTGCACCTGAAAGAGCTGTTCGAGCACTATGGCATCTGGGTTTACGCCATTCTGTTCCTCATCATCTTCTGTGAGACCGGCCTGGTGGTGACCCCCTTCCTGCCCGGCGACTCCTTGCTGTTTGCCGCAGGCGCTCTCACTGTGGGCAGCGTGCTGGACGTGCACACCCTGGCGGGGGTGTTGATCATCGCCGCCGTGCTCGGCAACGTGGTGAACTACACCATAGGCCACTTCTTCGGGGATCAGCTGTTTCGCAATCCGGACTCGAAGATCTTTCGCCGCGACTATCTGGTCAAGACCCACGCCTTCTATGCCAAGCATGGCGGCAAGACCATCATCATCACCCGTTTCCTGCCCATAGTGCGCACCTTTGCCCCCTTCGTGGCGGGCATGGGAGCCATGACCTACCCGCGCTTCCTGGCGTTCAACCTGATTGGCGGCTTGCTGTGGGTGCTGTCGTTCGTCTATGCGGGACACTTCTTTGGCAACCTGCCGGTAGTGCGCCACAACTTCACCCTGCTCATCTTCGGCATCATCGGCATCTCGCTGCTGCCCATGGTCGTCGGCATGGTGAAGGCCAGGATGAACACCGCCAAAGCAGGTTGA
- a CDS encoding YkvA family protein translates to MSGKRWLIWRRLRRLYAGFRHPDTPWWAKGLVILILVYGISPVDLIPDLVPFVGWLDDVSLLLLLLWGWESCLPATVRKGLDTLE, encoded by the coding sequence ATGAGCGGCAAGCGCTGGCTGATCTGGCGGCGCCTGCGTCGCCTCTATGCCGGTTTTCGCCACCCGGACACCCCCTGGTGGGCCAAGGGGCTGGTGATCCTCATCCTCGTCTATGGCATCAGTCCGGTGGATCTCATCCCGGATCTGGTGCCCTTCGTTGGCTGGCTCGACGACGTCAGTCTGCTGCTGTTGCTGCTCTGGGGGTGGGAGTCCTGCCTGCCCGCAACGGTCAGGAAGGGGCTGGATACCCTGGAATGA
- the fadR gene encoding fatty acid metabolism transcriptional regulator FadR, translating into MVIKAQSPAGFAEEYIIESIWNNRFPPGSILPAERELSELIGVTRTTLREVLQRLARDGWLTIQHGKPTKVNNFWETSGLNILETLARLDQDKVPDLVAQLLSARTNICTIFIRGAIRNNPEQAAEILRGADEVENTPEAYAEFDYRLHHQLSFASGNPIYALILNGFKGLYSRVGRYYFSDKQARETADAYYKTLLGLAETKNHEAVFMTVRQYGIESGKLWTRLRQDMPSNLCDN; encoded by the coding sequence ATGGTCATAAAAGCGCAAAGCCCTGCCGGGTTTGCCGAGGAATACATCATCGAGTCCATCTGGAACAATCGCTTTCCTCCAGGATCCATTCTGCCGGCGGAGCGCGAACTGTCCGAGCTGATTGGCGTGACTCGCACTACCTTGCGCGAAGTGTTGCAGCGCCTTGCCCGCGATGGCTGGCTCACCATCCAGCATGGCAAACCGACCAAGGTGAACAATTTCTGGGAAACCTCGGGTCTCAACATCCTGGAAACTTTGGCGCGGCTCGATCAGGACAAGGTGCCGGATCTGGTGGCCCAACTGCTGTCGGCGCGCACCAACATCTGCACCATCTTCATCCGTGGTGCCATTCGCAACAACCCGGAGCAGGCCGCCGAGATCCTGCGCGGGGCCGATGAGGTCGAAAACACCCCGGAAGCCTATGCCGAGTTCGATTACCGTTTGCACCACCAGCTCTCGTTTGCCTCCGGCAATCCGATCTACGCCTTGATCCTCAACGGGTTCAAGGGGTTGTACAGCCGGGTCGGGCGCTATTACTTCTCCGACAAGCAGGCGCGCGAGACAGCGGATGCCTACTACAAGACGCTGCTGGGCTTGGCCGAGACCAAGAATCACGAGGCCGTGTTCATGACGGTGCGTCAATACGGTATAGAGTCAGGTAAATTGTGGACCCGTCTGCGCCAGGATATGCCGAGCAACCTGTGCGATAACTGA